The Thermodesulfobacteriota bacterium genome includes a window with the following:
- a CDS encoding Maf family protein, with product MNTKIVLASSSPRRKELLESLGISFEVVSPSSDESLLDNERPEDYVLRLSSEKALSVSKNLTGDVLVIGADTVVVVENEILGKPKDEEDARNMLSKISDGAHHVLTAFSIVKPEHEILHTHVVGTEVMVKTLEPKEIEGYIKTTEPMDKAGAYGIQGVGAFMIKGIRGSYTNVVGLPLVEVTEALKKLGALELFSGDGLSK from the coding sequence ATGAATACTAAAATTGTTCTGGCTTCTTCATCACCTAGAAGAAAGGAGCTACTAGAGAGCCTGGGGATTAGTTTTGAGGTTGTTTCACCCAGCTCAGATGAGTCCTTATTAGATAATGAGAGGCCTGAGGACTATGTTCTTAGGTTATCATCTGAAAAAGCACTGTCTGTGTCGAAAAATTTAACCGGGGATGTTCTAGTTATTGGGGCAGACACAGTTGTTGTTGTTGAGAATGAAATCCTCGGCAAGCCCAAAGATGAAGAAGATGCAAGGAATATGCTCAGCAAAATTTCAGACGGAGCGCATCACGTGCTCACCGCATTTTCAATCGTAAAACCAGAGCATGAAATTCTGCACACACATGTAGTTGGGACTGAGGTGATGGTAAAAACTCTTGAACCAAAGGAGATAGAAGGTTACATTAAAACCACTGAGCCTATGGATAAAGCGGGAGCTTACGGAATTCAAGGAGTGGGCGCTTTTATGATTAAGGGAATAAGGGGCTCGTATACCAACGTCGTCGGACTTCCCTTAGTTGAGGTAACCGAGGCACTAAAAAAACTGGGGGCTCTAGAACTTTTTAGCGGCGATGGACTTAGCAAGTAA